A window of the Henckelia pumila isolate YLH828 chromosome 3, ASM3356847v2, whole genome shotgun sequence genome harbors these coding sequences:
- the LOC140890694 gene encoding pescadillo homolog isoform X3, translating to MPNHYRAAGKKKEGHAAKYVTRSQALKHLQLGLSYFRKLCILKGVFPREPKKKLKGNHNSYYHVKDIMFVKHEPILETLRDMGAYEKKVKKAMSKKNRDLAERLLTKKPTYNLDMLIKERYPKFIDALRDLDDCLSMVHLFAALPAVDRAVNGENIPVDRVHNCRRLSLEWQAFVSRTHKLRKTFISVKGIHYQAEVEGQKIIWLTPHALQQVLPEVDYKVLLTFLEFNEALLASINHRLYNLINLKYPPILDPQLEAFAADFYALSRLFVAKDCTSSMKTAAAISSASEHTKIQQKGTNHDESVVRHAQLQQLLSSDEPGALMHLAVDATSEDDEDADTRECKNLFKTVTFFLSREVPTESLLFVIPAFGGTVSWEGEGAPFEESDQSITHQVVDRPTQYHKFLSRDYIQPQWVYDCVNARILLPTEKYMVGCVPPPHLSPFVDDEAEGYVPEYAEAIKRLKAAERKGALRLPGTGKEDLGDPQSFLGVDDRAEAIEAAERKRKMTMQAKKHQHELALELEGVQYSAISGEVQGEDAEGDAAYDLNQIAEDAANMSKIGMSGKKRKQWEAMKKCDERKKVYTKELEERKKHEGQKSDLTV from the exons ATGCCTAACCACTACAGAGCCGCC GGCAAGAAAAAGGAAGGACATGCCGCCAAATATGTCACCAGATCCCAAGCGCTCAAGCACCTTCAACTCGGCCTTTCATATTTCAG GAAATTATGCATCCTAAAAGGTGTTTTCCCTCGGGAACCCAAGAAGAAGCTGAAGGGAAATCATAATTCATATTATCACGTGAAAGATATTATGTTTGTCAAACATGAGCCCATTCTAGAAACATTGAGAGACATGGGGGCATATGAAAAGAAGGTGAAAAAAGCCATGTCAAAGAAGAACAGGGATCTTGCTGAACGACTTTTGACAAAGAAGCCTACTTACAATCTTGATATGCTTATTAAAGAGAG ATATCCTAAATTCATTGACGCACTGAGGGATCTTGATGATTGTCTTAGTATGGTACACCTGTTTGCTGCATTGCCAGCTGTGGATAGGGCGGTAAATGGAGAAAATATTCCCGTTGACCGTGTTCATAATTGCAGAAG GTTGAGTCTTGAGTGGCAGGCATTTGTTTCTCGCACCCACAAACTGCGGAAGACATTCATTTCTGTGAAAGGCATACATTACCAA GCAGAGGTTGAGGGCCAAAAAATTATATGGTTAACTCCTCATGCATTGCAGCAAGTACTGCCAGAAGTTGATTACAAAGTCTTGCTTacatttttggaatttaatgaG GCTCTCCTAGCATCAATTAACCACAGACTCTATAATTTGATAAACTTGAAATATCCCCCCATCCTTGACCCTCAGCTGGAAGCTTTTGCTGCAG ATTTTTATGCCTTGTCAAGATTATTTGTTGCGAAAGATTGCACTTCCTCAATGAAGACAGCTGCTGCCATTTCATCTGCATCTGAGCATACCAAGATCCAGCAGAAGGGGACTAACCATGATGAATCTGTAGTTCGACATGCGCAGCTTCAACAACTTCTTTCTTCTGATGAGCCTGGTGCTTTGATGCACCTTGCTGTAGATGCTACAAGTGAGGATGACGAGGATGCAGACACAAGAGAATGTAAAAATCTCTTCAAGACCGTTACATTCTTCTTGAGTCGTGAG GTTCCTACAGAGTCATTGCTGTTTGTCATCCCTGCTTTTGGTGGAACAGTTTCTTGGGAGGGTGAAGGAGCTCCATTTGAGGAGTCCGACCAGAGCATTACTCATCAG GTTGTGGATAGGCCAACACAGTATCACAAATTCCTGTCCAGAGATTATATCCAGCCACAGTGGGTTTATGATTGTGTAAATGCACGTATACTATTGCCAACTGAGAAATACATGGTGGGATG TGTACCTCCTCCACATTTGTCTCCATTTGTGGATGATGAAGCAGAAGGTTATGTTCCTGAATATGCAGAAGCTATTAAACGGCTGAAAGCTGCCGAGAGAAAAGGAGCTCTACGATTGCCTGGCACTGGAAAAGAAGATTTAGGTGATCCTCAAAGTTTCCTGGGTGTTGATGATCGAGCAGAAGCTATTGAAGCagctgagagaaaacggaag ATGACAATGCAGGCGAAAAAGCATCAGCATGAACTGGCACTAGAACTTGAAGGTGTGCAGTATTCTGCTATCTCCGGTGAAGTTCAAGGCGAGGATGCTGAAGGAGATGCAGCATATGATTTGAATCAAATTGCGGAGGATGCAGCCAATATGTCCAAGATTGGAATGTCAGGCAAAAAGAGAAAGCAATGGGAAGCCATGAAA AAATGTGATGAAAGGAAAAAGGTCTACACAAAAGAGTTGGAGGAACGTAAGAAACATGAAGGCCAGAAATCAGa TTTGACCGTTTGA
- the LOC140890694 gene encoding pescadillo homolog isoform X1, protein MPNHYRAAGKKKEGHAAKYVTRSQALKHLQLGLSYFRKLCILKGVFPREPKKKLKGNHNSYYHVKDIMFVKHEPILETLRDMGAYEKKVKKAMSKKNRDLAERLLTKKPTYNLDMLIKERYPKFIDALRDLDDCLSMVHLFAALPAVDRAVNGENIPVDRVHNCRRLSLEWQAFVSRTHKLRKTFISVKGIHYQAEVEGQKIIWLTPHALQQVLPEVDYKVLLTFLEFNEALLASINHRLYNLINLKYPPILDPQLEAFAADFYALSRLFVAKDCTSSMKTAAAISSASEHTKIQQKGTNHDESVVRHAQLQQLLSSDEPGALMHLAVDATSEDDEDADTRECKNLFKTVTFFLSREVPTESLLFVIPAFGGTVSWEGEGAPFEESDQSITHQVVDRPTQYHKFLSRDYIQPQWVYDCVNARILLPTEKYMVGCVPPPHLSPFVDDEAEGYVPEYAEAIKRLKAAERKGALRLPGTGKEDLGDPQSFLGVDDRAEAIEAAERKRKMTMQAKKHQHELALELEGVQYSAISGEVQGEDAEGDAAYDLNQIAEDAANMSKIGMSGKKRKQWEAMKKCDERKKVYTKELEERKKHEGQKSDTEVWYTISLKKRRQDENCHL, encoded by the exons ATGCCTAACCACTACAGAGCCGCC GGCAAGAAAAAGGAAGGACATGCCGCCAAATATGTCACCAGATCCCAAGCGCTCAAGCACCTTCAACTCGGCCTTTCATATTTCAG GAAATTATGCATCCTAAAAGGTGTTTTCCCTCGGGAACCCAAGAAGAAGCTGAAGGGAAATCATAATTCATATTATCACGTGAAAGATATTATGTTTGTCAAACATGAGCCCATTCTAGAAACATTGAGAGACATGGGGGCATATGAAAAGAAGGTGAAAAAAGCCATGTCAAAGAAGAACAGGGATCTTGCTGAACGACTTTTGACAAAGAAGCCTACTTACAATCTTGATATGCTTATTAAAGAGAG ATATCCTAAATTCATTGACGCACTGAGGGATCTTGATGATTGTCTTAGTATGGTACACCTGTTTGCTGCATTGCCAGCTGTGGATAGGGCGGTAAATGGAGAAAATATTCCCGTTGACCGTGTTCATAATTGCAGAAG GTTGAGTCTTGAGTGGCAGGCATTTGTTTCTCGCACCCACAAACTGCGGAAGACATTCATTTCTGTGAAAGGCATACATTACCAA GCAGAGGTTGAGGGCCAAAAAATTATATGGTTAACTCCTCATGCATTGCAGCAAGTACTGCCAGAAGTTGATTACAAAGTCTTGCTTacatttttggaatttaatgaG GCTCTCCTAGCATCAATTAACCACAGACTCTATAATTTGATAAACTTGAAATATCCCCCCATCCTTGACCCTCAGCTGGAAGCTTTTGCTGCAG ATTTTTATGCCTTGTCAAGATTATTTGTTGCGAAAGATTGCACTTCCTCAATGAAGACAGCTGCTGCCATTTCATCTGCATCTGAGCATACCAAGATCCAGCAGAAGGGGACTAACCATGATGAATCTGTAGTTCGACATGCGCAGCTTCAACAACTTCTTTCTTCTGATGAGCCTGGTGCTTTGATGCACCTTGCTGTAGATGCTACAAGTGAGGATGACGAGGATGCAGACACAAGAGAATGTAAAAATCTCTTCAAGACCGTTACATTCTTCTTGAGTCGTGAG GTTCCTACAGAGTCATTGCTGTTTGTCATCCCTGCTTTTGGTGGAACAGTTTCTTGGGAGGGTGAAGGAGCTCCATTTGAGGAGTCCGACCAGAGCATTACTCATCAG GTTGTGGATAGGCCAACACAGTATCACAAATTCCTGTCCAGAGATTATATCCAGCCACAGTGGGTTTATGATTGTGTAAATGCACGTATACTATTGCCAACTGAGAAATACATGGTGGGATG TGTACCTCCTCCACATTTGTCTCCATTTGTGGATGATGAAGCAGAAGGTTATGTTCCTGAATATGCAGAAGCTATTAAACGGCTGAAAGCTGCCGAGAGAAAAGGAGCTCTACGATTGCCTGGCACTGGAAAAGAAGATTTAGGTGATCCTCAAAGTTTCCTGGGTGTTGATGATCGAGCAGAAGCTATTGAAGCagctgagagaaaacggaag ATGACAATGCAGGCGAAAAAGCATCAGCATGAACTGGCACTAGAACTTGAAGGTGTGCAGTATTCTGCTATCTCCGGTGAAGTTCAAGGCGAGGATGCTGAAGGAGATGCAGCATATGATTTGAATCAAATTGCGGAGGATGCAGCCAATATGTCCAAGATTGGAATGTCAGGCAAAAAGAGAAAGCAATGGGAAGCCATGAAA AAATGTGATGAAAGGAAAAAGGTCTACACAAAAGAGTTGGAGGAACGTAAGAAACATGAAGGCCAGAAATCAGa CACTGAAGTATGGTACACGATATCATTGAAGAAGAGAAGACAAGATGAGAATTGTCATTTGTAG
- the LOC140890694 gene encoding pescadillo homolog isoform X2, with translation MPNHYRAAGKKKEGHAAKYVTRSQALKHLQLGLSYFRKLCILKGVFPREPKKKLKGNHNSYYHVKDIMFVKHEPILETLRDMGAYEKKVKKAMSKKNRDLAERLLTKKPTYNLDMLIKERYPKFIDALRDLDDCLSMVHLFAALPAVDRAVNGENIPVDRVHNCRRLSLEWQAFVSRTHKLRKTFISVKGIHYQAEVEGQKIIWLTPHALQQVLPEVDYKVLLTFLEFNEALLASINHRLYNLINLKYPPILDPQLEAFAADFYALSRLFVAKDCTSSMKTAAAISSASEHTKIQQKGTNHDESVVRHAQLQQLLSSDEPGALMHLAVDATSEDDEDADTRECKNLFKTVTFFLSREVPTESLLFVIPAFGGTVSWEGEGAPFEESDQSITHQVVDRPTQYHKFLSRDYIQPQWVYDCVNARILLPTEKYMVGCVPPPHLSPFVDDEAEGYVPEYAEAIKRLKAAERKGALRLPGTGKEDLGDPQSFLGVDDRAEAIEAAERKRKAKKHQHELALELEGVQYSAISGEVQGEDAEGDAAYDLNQIAEDAANMSKIGMSGKKRKQWEAMKKCDERKKVYTKELEERKKHEGQKSDTEVWYTISLKKRRQDENCHL, from the exons ATGCCTAACCACTACAGAGCCGCC GGCAAGAAAAAGGAAGGACATGCCGCCAAATATGTCACCAGATCCCAAGCGCTCAAGCACCTTCAACTCGGCCTTTCATATTTCAG GAAATTATGCATCCTAAAAGGTGTTTTCCCTCGGGAACCCAAGAAGAAGCTGAAGGGAAATCATAATTCATATTATCACGTGAAAGATATTATGTTTGTCAAACATGAGCCCATTCTAGAAACATTGAGAGACATGGGGGCATATGAAAAGAAGGTGAAAAAAGCCATGTCAAAGAAGAACAGGGATCTTGCTGAACGACTTTTGACAAAGAAGCCTACTTACAATCTTGATATGCTTATTAAAGAGAG ATATCCTAAATTCATTGACGCACTGAGGGATCTTGATGATTGTCTTAGTATGGTACACCTGTTTGCTGCATTGCCAGCTGTGGATAGGGCGGTAAATGGAGAAAATATTCCCGTTGACCGTGTTCATAATTGCAGAAG GTTGAGTCTTGAGTGGCAGGCATTTGTTTCTCGCACCCACAAACTGCGGAAGACATTCATTTCTGTGAAAGGCATACATTACCAA GCAGAGGTTGAGGGCCAAAAAATTATATGGTTAACTCCTCATGCATTGCAGCAAGTACTGCCAGAAGTTGATTACAAAGTCTTGCTTacatttttggaatttaatgaG GCTCTCCTAGCATCAATTAACCACAGACTCTATAATTTGATAAACTTGAAATATCCCCCCATCCTTGACCCTCAGCTGGAAGCTTTTGCTGCAG ATTTTTATGCCTTGTCAAGATTATTTGTTGCGAAAGATTGCACTTCCTCAATGAAGACAGCTGCTGCCATTTCATCTGCATCTGAGCATACCAAGATCCAGCAGAAGGGGACTAACCATGATGAATCTGTAGTTCGACATGCGCAGCTTCAACAACTTCTTTCTTCTGATGAGCCTGGTGCTTTGATGCACCTTGCTGTAGATGCTACAAGTGAGGATGACGAGGATGCAGACACAAGAGAATGTAAAAATCTCTTCAAGACCGTTACATTCTTCTTGAGTCGTGAG GTTCCTACAGAGTCATTGCTGTTTGTCATCCCTGCTTTTGGTGGAACAGTTTCTTGGGAGGGTGAAGGAGCTCCATTTGAGGAGTCCGACCAGAGCATTACTCATCAG GTTGTGGATAGGCCAACACAGTATCACAAATTCCTGTCCAGAGATTATATCCAGCCACAGTGGGTTTATGATTGTGTAAATGCACGTATACTATTGCCAACTGAGAAATACATGGTGGGATG TGTACCTCCTCCACATTTGTCTCCATTTGTGGATGATGAAGCAGAAGGTTATGTTCCTGAATATGCAGAAGCTATTAAACGGCTGAAAGCTGCCGAGAGAAAAGGAGCTCTACGATTGCCTGGCACTGGAAAAGAAGATTTAGGTGATCCTCAAAGTTTCCTGGGTGTTGATGATCGAGCAGAAGCTATTGAAGCagctgagagaaaacggaag GCGAAAAAGCATCAGCATGAACTGGCACTAGAACTTGAAGGTGTGCAGTATTCTGCTATCTCCGGTGAAGTTCAAGGCGAGGATGCTGAAGGAGATGCAGCATATGATTTGAATCAAATTGCGGAGGATGCAGCCAATATGTCCAAGATTGGAATGTCAGGCAAAAAGAGAAAGCAATGGGAAGCCATGAAA AAATGTGATGAAAGGAAAAAGGTCTACACAAAAGAGTTGGAGGAACGTAAGAAACATGAAGGCCAGAAATCAGa CACTGAAGTATGGTACACGATATCATTGAAGAAGAGAAGACAAGATGAGAATTGTCATTTGTAG
- the LOC140890694 gene encoding pescadillo homolog isoform X4, translating into MPNHYRAAGKKKEGHAAKYVTRSQALKHLQLGLSYFRKLCILKGVFPREPKKKLKGNHNSYYHVKDIMFVKHEPILETLRDMGAYEKKVKKAMSKKNRDLAERLLTKKPTYNLDMLIKERYPKFIDALRDLDDCLSMVHLFAALPAVDRAVNGENIPVDRVHNCRRLSLEWQAFVSRTHKLRKTFISVKGIHYQAEVEGQKIIWLTPHALQQVLPEVDYKVLLTFLEFNEALLASINHRLYNLINLKYPPILDPQLEAFAADFYALSRLFVAKDCTSSMKTAAAISSASEHTKIQQKGTNHDESVVRHAQLQQLLSSDEPGALMHLAVDATSEDDEDADTRECKNLFKTVTFFLSREVPTESLLFVIPAFGGTVSWEGEGAPFEESDQSITHQVVDRPTQYHKFLSRDYIQPQWVYDCVNARILLPTEKYMVGCVPPPHLSPFVDDEAEGYVPEYAEAIKRLKAAERKGALRLPGTGKEDLGDPQSFLGVDDRAEAIEAAERKRKMTMQAKKHQHELALELEGVQYSAISGEVQGEDAEGDAAYDLNQIAEDAANMSKIGMSGKKRKQWEAMKKCDERKKVYTKELEERKKHEGQKSE; encoded by the exons ATGCCTAACCACTACAGAGCCGCC GGCAAGAAAAAGGAAGGACATGCCGCCAAATATGTCACCAGATCCCAAGCGCTCAAGCACCTTCAACTCGGCCTTTCATATTTCAG GAAATTATGCATCCTAAAAGGTGTTTTCCCTCGGGAACCCAAGAAGAAGCTGAAGGGAAATCATAATTCATATTATCACGTGAAAGATATTATGTTTGTCAAACATGAGCCCATTCTAGAAACATTGAGAGACATGGGGGCATATGAAAAGAAGGTGAAAAAAGCCATGTCAAAGAAGAACAGGGATCTTGCTGAACGACTTTTGACAAAGAAGCCTACTTACAATCTTGATATGCTTATTAAAGAGAG ATATCCTAAATTCATTGACGCACTGAGGGATCTTGATGATTGTCTTAGTATGGTACACCTGTTTGCTGCATTGCCAGCTGTGGATAGGGCGGTAAATGGAGAAAATATTCCCGTTGACCGTGTTCATAATTGCAGAAG GTTGAGTCTTGAGTGGCAGGCATTTGTTTCTCGCACCCACAAACTGCGGAAGACATTCATTTCTGTGAAAGGCATACATTACCAA GCAGAGGTTGAGGGCCAAAAAATTATATGGTTAACTCCTCATGCATTGCAGCAAGTACTGCCAGAAGTTGATTACAAAGTCTTGCTTacatttttggaatttaatgaG GCTCTCCTAGCATCAATTAACCACAGACTCTATAATTTGATAAACTTGAAATATCCCCCCATCCTTGACCCTCAGCTGGAAGCTTTTGCTGCAG ATTTTTATGCCTTGTCAAGATTATTTGTTGCGAAAGATTGCACTTCCTCAATGAAGACAGCTGCTGCCATTTCATCTGCATCTGAGCATACCAAGATCCAGCAGAAGGGGACTAACCATGATGAATCTGTAGTTCGACATGCGCAGCTTCAACAACTTCTTTCTTCTGATGAGCCTGGTGCTTTGATGCACCTTGCTGTAGATGCTACAAGTGAGGATGACGAGGATGCAGACACAAGAGAATGTAAAAATCTCTTCAAGACCGTTACATTCTTCTTGAGTCGTGAG GTTCCTACAGAGTCATTGCTGTTTGTCATCCCTGCTTTTGGTGGAACAGTTTCTTGGGAGGGTGAAGGAGCTCCATTTGAGGAGTCCGACCAGAGCATTACTCATCAG GTTGTGGATAGGCCAACACAGTATCACAAATTCCTGTCCAGAGATTATATCCAGCCACAGTGGGTTTATGATTGTGTAAATGCACGTATACTATTGCCAACTGAGAAATACATGGTGGGATG TGTACCTCCTCCACATTTGTCTCCATTTGTGGATGATGAAGCAGAAGGTTATGTTCCTGAATATGCAGAAGCTATTAAACGGCTGAAAGCTGCCGAGAGAAAAGGAGCTCTACGATTGCCTGGCACTGGAAAAGAAGATTTAGGTGATCCTCAAAGTTTCCTGGGTGTTGATGATCGAGCAGAAGCTATTGAAGCagctgagagaaaacggaag ATGACAATGCAGGCGAAAAAGCATCAGCATGAACTGGCACTAGAACTTGAAGGTGTGCAGTATTCTGCTATCTCCGGTGAAGTTCAAGGCGAGGATGCTGAAGGAGATGCAGCATATGATTTGAATCAAATTGCGGAGGATGCAGCCAATATGTCCAAGATTGGAATGTCAGGCAAAAAGAGAAAGCAATGGGAAGCCATGAAA AAATGTGATGAAAGGAAAAAGGTCTACACAAAAGAGTTGGAGGAACGTAAGAAACATGAAGGCCAGAAATCAGagtaa